A portion of the Aythya fuligula isolate bAytFul2 chromosome 10, bAytFul2.pri, whole genome shotgun sequence genome contains these proteins:
- the C10H3orf18 gene encoding uncharacterized protein C3orf18 homolog translates to MSYSSPSVPDLYHSATTTAKPDPGTTLDVTVPETATVSPETASFNSTKIPDVASSGPGMSTMLLSFGIITVIGLAVAMVLYIRKRKRLEKLRHQLMPMYNFDPTEEQDELEQELLEHGRDAASSQASQSKILLTNQGALQRPSRLVFTDVANAINA, encoded by the exons atgAGTTACAGCTCACCCTCTGTACCTGACTTGTATCACAGCGCCACCACAACGGCCAAGCCAGACCCAGGAACAACTCTGGATGTGACTGTACCAGAAACAGCTACCGTAAGCCCTGAGACTGCTAGTTTCAACAGCACCAAAATCCCAGATGTGGCCAGCAGTGGACCTGGCATGAGCACAATGCTGCTGTCCTTTGGGATCATTACTGTGATTGGGTTGGCTGTAGCTATG gtTCTGTATatcaggaagaggaagag GTTGGAGAAGCTACGGCACCAGCTCATGCCAATGTACAACTTTGATCCCACCGAAGAGCAGGATGAactggagcaggagctgcttgaACATGGGCGAGATGCAGCATCTTCCCAGGCATCACAGAGCAAG ATTCTGCTGACGAATCAAGGAGCCCTCCAAAGACCCAGCCGTCTTGTGTTCACAGACGTTGCCAATGCCATCAATGCATGA